The following are encoded together in the Juglans microcarpa x Juglans regia isolate MS1-56 chromosome 2D, Jm3101_v1.0, whole genome shotgun sequence genome:
- the LOC121249512 gene encoding endoglucanase 12-like, which produces MTEKEGTSKKLISTVPWHTENRLGGSEKRKNKYVDFGSIVISRKALKWILMGSFLLASFAVAAPTIIFKSSPKHKPHSPRPDNYPIALQKLVIFFNARKARHMIPVLIVTLLLSRKPSSSSTLRNMLIGYECAAAGILPEDNGIDWRGNSGLRDGMNDTNLKGGLVGGYYDAGANVKFHFPMAYAMTMLSWSVIEYSHKYKALGKYDHVRELIKWGTDYLLLTFNSSATKIDKIYCQVGGHQNGSVTPDDHNCWQKPEQMEYTRPTQTCKAGPELAGEMAAALAAASIVFRDNDAYSDKLIKGSKTLFAFARDIGRRRPYSHGNPYISPYYRSTGYYDEYMWGATWLFYATGNISYLSLAIHPGISKNSKAFNMIPDLTVLSWDNKLPAAMLLLARLRMFLKPGYPYEDMLLRHHNATGHIMCSYLQYSPIYQVFNWTRGMYYLGSQLFDLYTI; this is translated from the exons AGAAAGAAGGAACCTCGAAGAAATTGATATCAACTGTACCATGGCACACAGAGAATCGCTTGGGAGGTTcagagaagaggaaaaacaagtACGTGGATTTTGGGAGCATTGTAATTAGCCGTAAGGCACTCAAATGGATATTAATGGGGTCCTTTCTCTTGGCTTCCTTCGCCGTTGCAGCCCCCACTATCATCTTCAAGTCCTCGCCCAAGCACAAGCCCCATTCTCCCCGTCCTGACAATTACCCTATTGCTCTCCAGAAACTCGTCATCTTCTTCAACGCTCGGAAGGCCAGGCATATGATCCCCGTCCTGATAGTTACTCTGTTGCTCTCCAGAAAGCCCTCCTCTTCTTCAACGCTCAGAAAT ATGTTAATTGGCTATGAATGTGCTGCAGCTGGAATATTGCCTGAAGATAATGGTATAGACTGGAGAGGGAATTCAGGACTAAGAGATGGGATGAATGATACCAATCTGAAGGGAGGGCTTGTTGGAGGATACTATGATGCTGGAGCCAATGTCAAGTTTCACTTTCCAATGGCTTATGCGATGACAATGCTAAGCTGGAGTGTGATTGAATACAGTCACAAATACAAGGCCCTTGGCAAGTATGACCATGTTCGGGAACTCATTAAGTGGGGCACTGATTACTTACTCCTAACCTTCAATTCTTCTGCCACCAAAATTGATAAGATCTATTGCCAG GTTGGTGGACATCAGAATGGCTCTGTGACACCAGATGATCACAACTGCTGGCAAAAACCAGAACAAATGGAGTATACACGGCCAACACAAACTTGCAAGGCCGGACCCGAACTTGCTGGAGAAATGGCAGCTGCCTTAGCTGCAGCCTCTATAGTTTTCCGGGACAATGATGCCTACTCTGACAAACTTATCAAAGGCTCCAAAACCCTCTTTGCCTTCGCAAGGGATATTGGAAGACGGAGGCCATACAGTCATGGCAACCCTTATATTTCTCCTTACTACAGATCCACCGGGTACTACGACGAGTACATGTGGGGTGCCACTTGGTTGTTCTATGCAACAGGaaacatttcttatctttcactGGCTATCCACCCTGGGATCTCTAAGAATTCCAAAGCATTTAACATGATTCCAGATTTGACCGTGCTAAGTTGGGATAACAAGTTACCAGCAGCCATGCTACTGCTGGCAAGGCTGAGGATGTTCCTGAAACCTGGCTACCCTTATGAGGATATGTTGCTGAGGCATCACAATGCGACTGGTCATATCATGTGCTCTTATCTTCAATACTCGCCCATATATCAGGTCTTCAACTGGACTCGTGGTATGTACTATTTAGGATCTCAACTCTTcgatctatatacaatatag
- the LOC121249513 gene encoding endoglucanase 25-like yields the protein MDQESEYLSFSNLSNTGGMIMVNRGRPRPLQYVANTAFLASLFVDYMNATDALTWGCGPYELSSLLLRGFATSQVSSSSLSFLIFIQICIHSCTTTSFVVCVFLGFFKQMDYILGKNPMNMSYVVGYGTKFPGHVHHRGASTPNNHKNYSCKEGWKWQNSKTPNPNTITGAMVGGPDEFDQFQDVRSSDDYTEPTMAGNAGLVAALVSLTNTFGNGVDVNTIFSALPPLI from the exons ATGGACCAAG aAAGCGAGTATCTTAGTTTCTCAAATTTATCAAATACAGGGGGAATGATCATGGTGAACCGCGGACGGCCACGGCCTCTGCAGTACGTGGCCAATACTGCTTTCTTGGCATCTCTGTTTGTGGATTACATGAATGCCACCGATGCTCTAACTTGGGGATGTGGCCCATATGAACTTTCATCATTACTTCTTCGAGGTTTTGCCACATCCCAGGTGTCgtcttcctctctttcttttcttattttcattcaaatttgCATCCATTCTTGCACGACTACATCCTTtgttgtgtgtgtttttttgggtttttttaaaCAGATGGACTATATCCTTGGTAAAAACCCCATGAACATGAGCTACGTGGTCGGATATGGCACCAAGTTCCCTGGACATGTTCATCACCGGGGTGCATCAACGCCaaataatcacaaaaattaTTCATGCAAAGAAGGATGGAAATGGCAGAACAGCAAGACTCCCAACCCCAACACCATTACAGGAGCCATGGTTGGAGGGCCCGATGAATTTGACCAATTTCAGGATGTGCGCAGCAGTGATGATTACACCGAGCCAACAATGGCAGGTAATGCTGGACTGGTTGCTGCACTTGTATCCCTGACCAACACTTTTGGCAATGGCGTCGACGTTAATACTATATTTTCAGCACTTCCGCCACTAATCTAA
- the LOC121248947 gene encoding endoglucanase 12-like has product MHSANHWGGSFEITNVDVPASGEYDRSRSSEWDAAALYHHQHLDETQQSWLLGPPEKKKNRYVDFGCIVISRKALKWILGSFLLAFVVIAVPIIIAKSLPKHKPHSRPPDNYSVALQKALLFFNAQKSGKLPKQNGIAWRGNSGLSDGKNDTDLKVGLVGGYYDAGDNSKFHFPMAYAMTMLSWSVIEYRHKYETIGNYDHVRELIKWGTDYLLLTFNSSATKIDKIYCQVGGHQNGSMTPDDHNCWQKPEQMEYPRPTQICSAGPDLAGEMAAALAAASIVFRENDAYSKKLIKGAETLFAFARDGGRRRTYSRGNPYIAPYYNSTGYYDEYMWGGAWLYYATGNNTYLSLATNPGIPKNSKAFYMIPDLSVLSWDNKLPAAMLLLTRLRIFLNPGYPYEEMLQMYHNVTGLNMCSYLQSFHVFNWTSGGLIMVNRGRPQPLQYVANTAFLASLFVDYMNATGVPGWNCGPNFISSNVLRSFATSQMDYILGKNPMNMSYVVGYGTKFPRHVHHRGASTPNDHKYYSCKEGWKWQDSKNPNPNNITGAMVGGPNQFDQFRDVRTSYNYTEPTLAGNAGLVAALVSLTSTARNGLDVNTIFSAVPPLSPRNPPPPPPWKP; this is encoded by the exons ATGCACTCAGCGAATCACTGGGGAGGGTCTTTTGAGATAACTAACGTAGACGTGCCGGCGTCGGGAGAGTACGACCGGAGCCGTAGCTCGGAATGGGACGCTGCAGCTCTGTACCATCATCAGCATCTGGATGAAACCCAACAAAGCTGGCTGTTGGGGCCaccagagaagaagaagaacaggtACGTGGACTTTGGGTGCATTGTTATTAGCCGTAAGGCCCTGAAATGGATATTGGGGTCTTTTCTCTTGGCTTTTGTCGTCATTGCAGTCCCTATCATCATCGCCAAGTCCTTGCCCAAGCACAAACCCCATTCTCGCCCTCCTGACAATTACTCGGTTGCTCTCCAGAAAGCCCTCCTCTTCTTCAATGCTCAGAAAT CTGGAAAATTGCCTAAACAGAATGGCATTGCCTGGAGAGGAAATTCAGGGCTAAGTGATGGGAAGAATGATACTGATCTGAAGGTGGGGCTTGTTGGAGGATACTACGATGCCGGAGACAATAGTAAGTTTCACTTTCCAATGGCTTATGCCATGACAATGCTAAGCTGGAGTGTGATTGAATACCGTCACAAATATGAGACCATTGGCAACTATGATCATGTTCGGGAACTCATTAAGTGGGGCACTGATTACTTGCTCCTAACCTTCAATTCCTCTGCAACCAAAATTGATAAGATTTATTGCCAG GTTGGTGGACATCAGAATGGCTCTATGACACCAGATGATCACAACTGCTGGCAAAAACCAGAACAAATGGAGTATCCACGGCCTACACAAATTTGCAGTGCAGGACCCGATCTTGCTGGAGAAATGGCAGCCGCCTTGGCTGCAGCCTCTATAGTTTTTCGGGAAAATGATGCCTACTCCAAGAAGCTTATCAAAGGTGCCGAAACCCTCTTTGCCTTCGCAAGGGACGGTGGAAGACGGAGGACATATAGTCGTGGAAATCCTTATATTGCTCCTTATTACAACTCCACCGGCTACTACGATGAGTACATGTGGGGTGGCGCTTGGTTGTACTATGCCACAGGAAACAATACCTATCTTTCACTGGCTACAAACCCTGGGATCCCTAAGAACTCTAAAGCATTTTACATGATTCCAGACTTGAGTGTGCTAAGTTGGGATAACAAGTTACCAGCAGCCATGCTGTTGTTGACAAGGCTCAGGATATTCCTGAACCCTGGCTACCCTTACGAGGAGATGCTGCAGATGTATCATAATGTGACAGGTCTTAACATGTGCTCTTATCTTCAATCCTTCCATGTCTTCAACTGGACTAGTG GGGGACTGATCATGGTGAACCGTGGACGGCCGCAGCCTCTGCAGTATGTGGCCAATACTGCTTTCTTGGCATCACTATTTGTTGATTACATGAATGCCACAGGTGTTCCAGGATGGAATTGTGGCCCCAATTTTATTTCATCCAATGTTCTTCGAAGTTTCGCCACCTCCCAG ATGGACTATATCCTAGGTAAAAACCCCATGAACATGAGCTATGTGGTAGGATATGGCACCAAGTTCCCTAGACATGTTCATCACCGGGGTGCATCAACACCAAATGATCACAAATATTATTCATGCAAAGAAGGATGGAAATGGCAGGACAGCAAGAATCCCAATCCCAACAACATTACAGGAGCCATGGTTGGGGGACCTAATCAGTTTGACCAGTTCCGTGATGTGCGCACCAGTTATAATTACACTGAGCCAACTCTGGCCGGAAATGCTGGACTGGTTGCTGCACTTGTATCCCTGACCAGCACTGCCCGCAATGGCCTTGATGTCAATACCATATTTTCGGCAGTTCCTCCACTCTCCCCACGAAACCCACCTCCCCCTCCACCTTGGAAGCCATGA